Proteins co-encoded in one Erinaceus europaeus chromosome 2, mEriEur2.1, whole genome shotgun sequence genomic window:
- the LOC132536967 gene encoding neutrophil defensin 1-like, which produces MKFLTLLSALLLLTLHGQAQPVGEAPDQLPTTQEQVPMTNEDTPLDQTMTEEQGMAISITGDEQLAEDATGSRRSMKCYCRVRRCDPWERRIGYCSTKLKLCCK; this is translated from the exons ATGAAGTTCCTGACCCTGCTCTCTGCCCTTCTCCTCCTGACCCTGCATGGGCAGGCTCAGCCCGTGGGAGAGGCACCTGACCAGCTGCCCACAACCCAGGAACAAGTTCCCATGACTAATGAGGACACCCCTCTGGACCAGACTATGACTGAGGAGCAGGGCATGGCCATCTCCATTACAGGTGATGAACAGCTTGCTGAAGATGCTACAG GCTCTCGGAGAAGCATGAAGTGCTACTGCAGAGTGAGAAGGTGTGATCCCTGGGAGCGCCGTATTGGATACTGTAGCACCAAGCTAAAGCTTTGCTGTAAATGA